The Arachis hypogaea cultivar Tifrunner chromosome 16, arahy.Tifrunner.gnm2.J5K5, whole genome shotgun sequence genome contains a region encoding:
- the LOC140179877 gene encoding uncharacterized protein: MRKLCPNVENAKGLATVLEVPIPEKMWTKIGRNSSSRWKNLRALMKAQLSIDKSSHFKTHSKHEFIALIKLVGSPLIPQQVQSDHTFVTSLKISPKEACSAKYIVQQYIAAMGGVDALDSMESMYVVGQVRMIGSEMRKEDAKLKPIGKTEVGGFVLWQKNPNLWHFELVVSGYKVSAGSDGNITWNQSSSQPSHANKGPPRPLRRFFQGLDPRCTTNLFVEAKCVGEKRMNNEECFLLKLEAAQDILESQNTEQTEIIRHTMWGYFSQRTGLLIKFEDNKLMRMKSHMKDDHDFVFWETSIESLIEDYRYVNGINIAHGGKSVVMLCRYGMEINHKRKIEETWKIEEVGFNVCGLSMDCFLPPSDIYKGHDAMEQID; this comes from the exons ATGAGAAAGTTGTGTCCGAACGTGGAGAATGCTAAAGGATTGGCTACGGTATTGGAAGTTCCAATACCGGAAAAAATGTGGACTAAAATAGGTCGAAATTCGTCGAGCCGATGGAAAAACCTAAGAGCATTGATGAAGGCTCAACTTTCAATTGATAAGTCCTCACATTTCAAAACACATTCAAAACATGAATTCATTGCTTTGATCAAATTGGTTGGTTCTCCACTCATCCCTCAACAAGTTCAATCCGATCACACCTTTGTTACATCCCTGAAAATTTCTCCCAAA GAAGCTTGTAGTGCAAAGTACATAGTGCAACAATACATAGCAGCAATGGGAGGAGTAGATGCATTGGATTCAATGGAAAGTATGTATGTAGTGGGACAAGTGAGGATGATTGGTTCTGAGATGCGCAAAGAAGATGCTAAACTTAAACCAATAGGAAAAACTGAAGTTGGAGGCTTTGTTCTTTGGCAAAAAAACCCTAATTTATGGCACTTTGAATTGGTTGTTTCTGGCTACAAAGTTAGTGCAGGTTCTGATGGCAATATAACATGGAATCAATCTTCTTCTCAACCTTCTCATGCAAACAAAGGTCCCCCTCGACCACTTCGTCGCTTCTTTCAG GGATTAGATCCAAGGTGTACAACAAACTTGTTTGTAGAAGCAAAATGTGTAGGAGAGAAAAGAATGAACAATGAAGAATGCTTCCTACTAAAGTTAGAAGCAGCACAAGACATTCTTGAATCACAAAACACAGAGCAGACagaaataataaggcacacaatgtGGGGTTATTTCAGTCAAAGGACAGGGCTATTGATCAAATTTGAGGACAACAAATTGATGAGAATGAAATCCCATATGAAAGATGATCATGATTTTGTATTTTGGGAAACAAGCATTGAGTCTTTGATTGAGGATTATAGGTATGTTAATGGGATCAACATAGCACATGGTGGAAAATCAGTGGTTATGTTATGTAGGTATGGCATGGAAATTAATCACAAGAGGAAGATTGAGGAAACATGGAAAATTGAAGAAGTTGGTTTTAATGTTTGTGGTTTGTCCATGGATTGTTTCTTACCTCCTTCTGATATCTACAAGGGACATGATGCCATGGAACAAAtagattag
- the LOC140180428 gene encoding outer envelope pore protein 24, chloroplastic-like has translation MMKAALKGKYDIDRNGGAAATVAVNAGDVKLRASVTDATFVNGPSLTGLALAVEKPGSFIVDYNVPKKDFRFHFMNTVRVAEKPLNLTYIHSRGDNRTILDGTLVFDAANKVSANYALDSGNCKLKYTYVHNGLTTFEPVYDVAKNSWDFAVSRRVYADDSFRATYQTSSRMLGLEWSRNSKQTGCFKIVASLNLAEELKVPKLSAETTWNFEM, from the exons ATGATGAAGGCGGCTTTAAAGGGCAAGTACGACATCGACCGTAACGGCGGCGCCGCCGCAACAGTTGCCGTCAACGCCGGCGATGTCAAGCTCCGCGCCTCCGTCACCGACGCCACCTTCGTCAACGGTCCCAGCCTCACTGGTTTGGCCCTCGCTGTTGAGAAACCCGGTTCCTTCATCGTCGATTACAATGTCCCCAAAAAG GACTTCAGGTTTCATTTTATGAACACTGTAAGGGTTGCGGAGAAGCCATTGAATTTGACTTATATTCATAGCAGGGGTGATAACAGGACCATTTTGGATGGAACTTTGGTGTTTGATGCTGCTAACAAGGTTTCTGCTAACTATGCCCTTGATTCGGGAAACTGCAAGTTAAAGTACACCTATGTTCATAATGGGTTGACCACGTTCGAGCCTGTTTACGACGTAGCAAAGAATTCGTGGGACTTTGCTGTTTCTAGGAGGGTTTATGCGGATGACTCTTTTCGTGCAACATATCAGACTTCGAGCAGGATGTTGGGGTTGGAGTGGTCCCGGAATTCCAAGCAAACtggctgcttcaag ATTGTAGCATCCCTCAACTTGGCGGAGGAATTGAAAGTTCCGAAACTCAGCGCCGAGACGACATGGAATTTCGAAATGTAG